Part of the Kordiimonas pumila genome is shown below.
ACACATAGCGCTAGCAGGCTCTGCGCTTGCATCCATTCTGGCTATGCCGTCATACGGCATGGCTGCTCAGGGCAAGGCATCGGGGAGTGCTGAGTCGATGGAAATTGAGGAAATTATCATTACGGCAACCAAACGGCCGGAAGCTGTTAGAGATATTTCTGGTTCTGTTTCTGCGATCACAGGTTCTCAGATGGAGAAGATCGGCGCAGAAAGCATGTCAGATTATCTGACCCGCACACCGGGAGTTGTCTTCAACGCTTCAACGCCGGGTAACTCTACCGTTGTTATCCGCGGTGTATCAACCACCACAGGCATCGACCAGGGGCAGGGAACAACAGGGTATTTTATAAATGAAGTGCCGCTGACAGACCCTTCTTATTCCATTGCAACACCGGACATTGATACCTTTGATGTGGAGAACGTGGCAGTACTTAGGGGGCCACAAGGCACACTTTTTGGCTCGTCCTCTCTTGGCGGTGCGGTCAACTATAAAGCGGCAGAACCAAGCCTTGATGGCTGGGATATGCGCATGCAAAGCACTATTCAAGACACAAAAGGCGGCGCTACCGGTTATACGGGTAAGGTGATGTTGAATGTCCCGCTTGTTGAAGACAAGCTCGCTGTTAGAGGTGTGTTTGTATATAGGAAAGATGCCGGTTTTATTGATAACATTGGCACAGGTGTAGATAATGCAAACCGTACACTTGTGCGCGGCGGTAGAGTGCAGGCTTTATGGCAGCCGAGCGAAGACACCAAGTTTACATATCTCTATCTTCAGCAAACCCAGAATACACGCGATAATGGCTACCAAAGCCCTGATATTGCAGACTTTATGCAAAAGAACACATTGCTGCCAGAGACTAGTAACTTTGGTACACTCATCCATAACCTTAGGATGGACCATGATTTCTCGTTTGCAACCCTCACGGCAACCGTAACCTCGCACCAAAAAACACAGGATACTATCGCAGATTATACGCCATCCTTTGGAGCCTTTTTTCCAGGAACTGAGCTGGTAACGGTTGCTCAACCTGCCAAAAGTAAAGGGGAAACGTATGAAATTCGCCTTGCTTCAAACGGCGGTGAACGCTTTGACTATGTTGTTGGTGTCATGCATGACAATACGCACCAGTATATTAAAAATATTGCCGTTGCAGAAGATGGCGAAGCTATTGTTGAAGCAATTTACGGCCCTCTTTTTGGCGAAGGTATTGGCGCCCTTTCTGCGTCGGGTGGGCTTTTTCTAAATGCAAATTTAACTGGATTTGCAAAAGAGAGCGCACTATTTGGGGAGGGCACCTTTCACTTTAATGACCAATGGAAGGTAACTGTTGGGGGACGTTTATTTCACCAACAGATTAAAAGCCGTACTGTTTCGGATGGCTTTTATACCCTTTTTGTCGCTGGCGCACTTGAGTCAGATGTTGAGGGTACACAAAAAGCGACTGGGTTTAACCCAAAAGCCTCTCTCACATGGACACCGAATGATGACTTTATGTCTTATTTTCTGGTATCAAAAGGTTTCCGTTTTGGGGGACCAAATATTATACAGTCGACTCCTGCCACAGAGGTTCCTTTAAGCTATGATAGCGATTCTCTCATCAACTATGAACTGGGAACACGGTCAACTTTCCTTGATAAACGCCTACAACTTGATGCCACAGCCTTTTATATCGACTGGAGTGATATACAACTGCGCCTTAGAACACCAGAGCAGCTCAACTATGCAACAAATGCTGGTAAGGCCAGAATTTACGGCCTTGAGGCAAGTGCATCATTTGTTGTGACCGAAGAATTAATGCTTTCAAGCAACGCTACATACCTGAACGCTAAGTTAGATGAAGACTTTAACCCAGGTGGCGGCGAGGCAATCGTACCCAAAGGCACCACATTACCAGGTGCTTCCAGATGGCAGGTGGCTAACACTCTGTCATATGACTGGGCAGAAAGTTCTCTTGAGCCAACCCTTGTGCTGGCACACCGTTACATTTCCTCAGCACCGGGCGGTTTGATCTCAGGCACACCTCAAGGCGGTTATAATATATTTGATGCGCGCGTTGGTGTTCAGTTTGGGCGTGTTGGTGTTACTGCCTTTGTGAATAATATTGGTAATTCACACGGCGTAACATCTGGAACGATTGATCCATTGCAACTTTATATTGTTCGGCCAAGAACAGTGGGCCTGACACTGAACTATAAACTTTAAAGATAGGGTCATTAACCTGTTTTTATAAAGCGCTCTCAAAAGGTTTTGGTCTGGTATAGCTGGGCCAAAACCTTGGGCACTATAGGTTTAGGAGACAAAGATGCTTAAGATATTAAAAGGGTGCGGTCTTGCTATAGTCCTAACCGCAGGATGGAGTACAGTATGTGCCGGTGTAGGTGTTGATGAACAGGCTGCAACATACACGCGCCAGTATGTGCAAGAGATAATTGGTAAATTCCGGCATATCCCGACCCCACATGCCGTGGAAGAACTGATTCCCGTTGAGGTGGGTGGCATACAGCAGTGGATTTCAGTGCGGGGGCGTGACCGGCGTAATCCCGTACTACTTTTTATCCATGGGGGGCCAGGCTCACCTGAAATGCCAACAAGTTGGTTATACCAAGGGCCATGGGAAGAATATTTCACCGTAGTTCAGTGGGATCAGCGCGGTGCAGGGAAAACATCAACGATAAATAACCCCGAAATAGTAACCCCAACGATTACGATGGATCGAATGGTCGCAGACGGTGAGGAAATGGTTTCCCTTCTTCGCAAGCGTTACAATAAAGAAAAGATTTTCATTCTTGGGCATTCGTGGGGCACAGTAATGGGCCTTAAAATAGCTGAGCACCACCCTGAATGGCTCCATGCCTATATTGGTATGGGACAGGCTATCAATGGCCCTCAGAATGAACAAGTGGGTTACGCATTTGCCTTAAGATCTGCAAAAGAAGCTCATAACCTGCAGGCAATTGAAGAACTAACGGCAATTTCTCCCTACCCAAGCCCCGACGGGCCAACGCCATTAGAGCATATTGTTACACAGCGTAAATGGCTGGGCTATTATGGTGGCATGACATGGGGTCGCACAAGCTTTGACTATGAAGCAAACGTACCGCTTCTATCACCTGACTATACAGACGATGACCTGGCTTCATCTTCGCAGGCTACTATGTATTCCCTAATTCAGTTAATACCGGCATTATCCAAGCTAAGTCTTGATGGTATTACAAAAATAGAGTGCCCTATTTTTATATTTGCCGGACGGTATGATTATGCAACACCTTCTGAAATTGCGGCGCAGTGGTTTAAAGGACTTACAGCCCCCCAAAAGAAGCTCTTTTGGTTTGAAAGTTCAGCTCATATGATGCAGCTAGAACAACCCGGTAAATTACTGATGCACTTGGTACAAGATATAAGACCCCTTGCAGCAGATGTAGGAGATGTCGCGCCTGAAATTTCAAAAAGTGAGTAAAGCTTTCCGCAAAATTGAATATGCAGGCAAAGGGCGGTTCAGTGATTGACCTTGTCTCAAGTCTTCCTCTAGAATACAAACTTTCAGAAGGCGCAAAATCTTTCCAGATTTGCAAGTGGTTTGGGATGTAGAAGGTGAAGCCTTCTGTGTGGAGGCAACATGATGAACATTGATATGGAAATAAAGGCAGGAACTGCATTAAAGGGTTTCCGTATTGAACGTGGATGGACACTTGCTGAATTAAGCGAAAAATCAGGCCTGCCGGTATCAACGCTTTCTAAAATTGAAAATGATAAAATGGAGCTTACGGTCGACAAACTTTTACGCATAGGCCTTGCTCTTGAAATTAATGTTGCAGATATTTTTGGCGCACCCAAACAAAAAAAGACTGCCGGACAACCAAGTTCTCGGCGAAGTATTACACGAGCCGGAGAGGGCAAACTTGTACGTTCCCCCAACGGTGATTTTTCGTATCAAGCATATGACCTGCTGAATAAGGGCATAACACCTATCGTTGCCGAAGTTCATGCAACAAACCTTGAAGAGTTTGGGGAATTTCACCGTCACCCTGGTGAGGAGTATGTTTATGTCCTTGAGGGTGAGCTGGCTTTATATACTGATATTTATACTCCCGCCTATCTTAATCAGGGGGATTCGATCTTTTTTGATTCTGATATGGGGCATGCATATATCAATGTAGGCAAAACAACCTGCCGCATTTTATCAGTATTTTCCACACCGAACATTAATACCGTAAAGTACCTTAAATAAGATACCTTTTAGCCTTAGCTTGTTGTACACGCTCGCTATGCAGAAAAATCATCATAGACGCCACCATCATTGCTAAAACAGCAATAAAGTAAGAATTTACACTGAGCTATTGCTCTTAAAGTAATTTTGCTTATAGGTTTTCACTACATAAGTGAAAAGGCTTAAAATGCAGGATGTAAGCTATCTGGATAACTGGTTTATCCCATCAAAGATTGAGCCAGAGCGGCCTAACATCAAGATTGTTGACAGGCCGCGCCTTATTGAAGAATTGACAGATGCCCTTTCCAATAAGCTGATTTTGGTCATCGCTCCTGCGGGGTTCGGAAAATCCAGCCTTGTTAGCCAGTGGCGTGAAAAACTGGTATCCGAAGGTGTTGCCTGCCCTTGGTTTTCCCTAGATGAAAATGACTTTGAAGGCAGGCAGTTTCTCTCCTACATCACTC
Proteins encoded:
- a CDS encoding TonB-dependent receptor; translation: MYVSQNKAIHIALAGSALASILAMPSYGMAAQGKASGSAESMEIEEIIITATKRPEAVRDISGSVSAITGSQMEKIGAESMSDYLTRTPGVVFNASTPGNSTVVIRGVSTTTGIDQGQGTTGYFINEVPLTDPSYSIATPDIDTFDVENVAVLRGPQGTLFGSSSLGGAVNYKAAEPSLDGWDMRMQSTIQDTKGGATGYTGKVMLNVPLVEDKLAVRGVFVYRKDAGFIDNIGTGVDNANRTLVRGGRVQALWQPSEDTKFTYLYLQQTQNTRDNGYQSPDIADFMQKNTLLPETSNFGTLIHNLRMDHDFSFATLTATVTSHQKTQDTIADYTPSFGAFFPGTELVTVAQPAKSKGETYEIRLASNGGERFDYVVGVMHDNTHQYIKNIAVAEDGEAIVEAIYGPLFGEGIGALSASGGLFLNANLTGFAKESALFGEGTFHFNDQWKVTVGGRLFHQQIKSRTVSDGFYTLFVAGALESDVEGTQKATGFNPKASLTWTPNDDFMSYFLVSKGFRFGGPNIIQSTPATEVPLSYDSDSLINYELGTRSTFLDKRLQLDATAFYIDWSDIQLRLRTPEQLNYATNAGKARIYGLEASASFVVTEELMLSSNATYLNAKLDEDFNPGGGEAIVPKGTTLPGASRWQVANTLSYDWAESSLEPTLVLAHRYISSAPGGLISGTPQGGYNIFDARVGVQFGRVGVTAFVNNIGNSHGVTSGTIDPLQLYIVRPRTVGLTLNYKL
- a CDS encoding helix-turn-helix domain-containing protein, encoding MMNIDMEIKAGTALKGFRIERGWTLAELSEKSGLPVSTLSKIENDKMELTVDKLLRIGLALEINVADIFGAPKQKKTAGQPSSRRSITRAGEGKLVRSPNGDFSYQAYDLLNKGITPIVAEVHATNLEEFGEFHRHPGEEYVYVLEGELALYTDIYTPAYLNQGDSIFFDSDMGHAYINVGKTTCRILSVFSTPNINTVKYLK
- a CDS encoding alpha/beta fold hydrolase — encoded protein: MLKILKGCGLAIVLTAGWSTVCAGVGVDEQAATYTRQYVQEIIGKFRHIPTPHAVEELIPVEVGGIQQWISVRGRDRRNPVLLFIHGGPGSPEMPTSWLYQGPWEEYFTVVQWDQRGAGKTSTINNPEIVTPTITMDRMVADGEEMVSLLRKRYNKEKIFILGHSWGTVMGLKIAEHHPEWLHAYIGMGQAINGPQNEQVGYAFALRSAKEAHNLQAIEELTAISPYPSPDGPTPLEHIVTQRKWLGYYGGMTWGRTSFDYEANVPLLSPDYTDDDLASSSQATMYSLIQLIPALSKLSLDGITKIECPIFIFAGRYDYATPSEIAAQWFKGLTAPQKKLFWFESSAHMMQLEQPGKLLMHLVQDIRPLAADVGDVAPEISKSE